The region GGTCCCGCAAGTGCCGGACCGGAACCTGTTGCAGGCTGTGCTGGATGGTGTCCGTGGAATCTGAGCGACCGGGTGGGGAACTGCTGGTCCCCACCCCAGTCAAGATCGTCATCGCCGGCGGCTTCGGCACCGGCAAGACGACGATGGTCAACTCGGTCAGCGAGATCCCGCCGCTGCACACCGAGGAGTTGCTGACCGAGGCGGGCGTCGGCGTGGACGACGTGCTGGGCCTGGAGCAGAAGGAGACCACCACGGTCGCCCTCGACTTCGGGCGCATCACGATCAACCCCGAGGTGGTGCTGTACCTGTTCGGCACCCCGGGGCAGAACCGCTTCTGGTTCATGTGGGACGAGCTGGCCTACGGCGCGATCGGCGCGGTGATCCTGGTCGACACCCGCCGGCTGGACTCCAGCTTCCCGTCGATCGACTTCTTCGAGCGCCGGGGCATCCCGTTCGTGATAGCGGTCAACTGCTTCGAGGGCGCGCACGCCTACGAGGTGGCCGAGGTGCGCCGCGCGCTGGACGTGGACGAGGCGATCCCGCTCGTGCTGTGCGACGCGCGGGACCGCGAGTCGTCCAAGACGGTCCTGGTGAGCCTGATCCAGCACACCATGGACCGCCTCGACGCGATGGCCTGACCACGTGCCGGGTGGTGATCGCCCGCGTGATCACCCTCGGCGGGTGGTGAGCACCGACGTGCGGCGCTGCTTGACCAGTGCCGCCAGGTAGGTGCCGAAATCCACCTGGACCGAATCCGCCGCCGACGGGCCGTAGCGCGCGTGGGCGGCTTTGAGGTGCGCGGCGACCTCGCGGCGCATCGCGGCCGGCGACGGCAGTTCCGCGACGCCCTCGACCAGGTCGGCGATCCACTCCGCCTGCTCCCGCACCAGCCGGGTGATCGCGCCGAACGGCCGGATCAGCCCGGTGAAGTAGAGGTCGGGGACGGCCAGGGACACCACCCGCTGGAAGAGTGCGATCCGCCCGCCGGGTTCGAACACCCATTCGGATGGCAGGAACGGGAATTCGATCCGATACCCGGTGCAGTACAGCAGGTCGTCCGCGTCCGTCGCCGTGCCGTCGGCAAAATGTAGGGTCGAGTTCACGATGCGCCGCACCGCGGGCTTGACAACGAGGCTGCCGTGGTTTATCCGGCTGAGCAGTTCGTCGGATATCGTGAGCGCCCCGCCGAACACCCGGTGGTCCGGTTCGGCCAACCCGTAGTCGGTCAGCCGGCCGCGCATGATCCGCAACAGCGTTTCGATCAACCGGCGCTGTTCGGGAAAGGCCAGGCGGGCCCACCAGGGTGCCGACGCGATTTCGTCGATCGGTATCCCGAGCATTGTCTTGGGCACCACGTGAACGCCCCGGCGTTGCACCACGGTGGTTTCCGCGGCCACTCGGGACAATTCCACCGAGAGATCTGCGGCGGAGTTCCCGAAACCGATGACGACCACCCGGCGGCCGGCGTGCGGGGCCGGTCCGGAGTAGTCGAACGAATGCAGCCGGCGACCGGGGAACGTCTCATCCCCCGGGATGGCGGGCAGCCGGGGGGACCAGTGGTGGCCGGTCGCGACGACTACGTGCCCGAACCTCCGTCGGCGGTGCACCCCGTTGCGGTCACGGGTGGTCACCAGCCAGGTGGAATCGGTCTCACGGACGAGTGACACGACCTCCACGCCCAGTTCGACGTGTTCGGTGACACCCTTGTGATCCGCGTAACGTTGCAGGTAGGAGGCCACCTGGTCGTGCCGCGGGTAGCGCGGGAAGTGGTCGGGCATGGGGAAGTCGGGGTAGCCGGTGATCTTCGCCGAGGTGTTCAGGTGCAGCGATGGGTAGGCCGGGCCGGGCTCGGCCGGGTCGGGGTGGCGCCACAGCCCGCCGATGCCGTTGGAACGTTCCAGGACGGTCACCGGCAAGTCCCGGGCGCGGAGCGTTCCGGCGACCGCGAGCCCGGACAGCCCCGCGCCGATCACGCACGTGTGATCATGAATGGGACGTTCGGGGTATTGACTATCCGGAAATTCACCCACAAGTGTCGCCACCCTTTCGGCGCAATTTCGTCACGCAGCGTGCCCGGTCACCGGGGAGTGTGATGTTCGCCAACCGCCCGATCCTCCATTGCGTGCGCCCTGTCCACCGGGTAAGCCTTGCGCCCGGAGGTGCCTAGTGTCCAGTTCCACCGCTGTGGCTCAGGCCTCACGACGTGAGGGCCTGTTCGACGCGACGCTGTCGACGTACCGCGATTTCGCCTGTGCCAAATGGCTCGCCATCGGCACCGCACTGGGATTCTCCGACCACCACCGGAACACCTCCGCGGCCGCCCTCGACGCCTTGTTGGGAGAATGGTCCGACCGCCCGGTCGGGGCCGCCTGCGAATACCCGTCGTTCGTTTCCCGGGACGGTTTCCCGCTGGAGTTCTCGGTGAGCTGGCGGGCCGGCGTGCCGGAGGTCCGGGTGTTGTTCGAATCGCTCGGGCCGGTTCCGTCGGCGCGCGCCGCGCAGGACGCCGGGCGGGCGCTGACCCGGTCGCTGGCCGACCGGCCGGGCGTCTCGCTGGACCGCTACCTCGCGATCGAGGACCTGTTCGTGGTGGACGACCCGCGGCCGTTCCGCCCGACCGTGTGGCACTCGCTGGCGTACCGCCCCGGCGAGCCGCCGCGCTACAAGGTCTACCTCAACCCGCAGGCGCGCGGCCGGGACGCCGTGCCCGAGGTGATGGCGGCGGCGATGGGCCGGCTCGGGCTCGCCCCGGCGTGGTCCGGCGTCGCCGCGCGGTACGCCGAACTCGCCGCCGAGGGGCACGAAGTGGAGTTCGTGGCACTGGACCTGGCCGACGCCCCGGGCGCGCGGGTGAAGGTCTACTTCCGGCACACCGGGCTGGTCGACCTGGACCGGGTGGCCGCGCTGGCCCGCACCCACGACCCGGTGCTGGCCGGACCGGCCTACCGGGACGTCTACGGCTCGCCCGCACTGCCCGACAACGAGCCCATGACGTGCCTGGCGTTCCGCGCGGGCGCGCCGGGGCCCGAGGAGGCGAACGTCTACCTGCGACTGCCCAGCGAGGTCGCGTCCGAAGCGGACGCCACCGAACGGGTCGCGTCCGTGCTGCGCCGCTTCGGCGCGGACCACCTCCGGTACCGGGCGGTGGTGGCGGCGCTCGCGCCCCGCCCGCTGGAGTCCATGGTCGGCATGCAGGAGCTGCTCAGCTTCCGCACGGCGTCCGGCCGCCCCGATCTGGGGGTGTACTTCCGGTTCGCGGTCTACGACGCCGCCGTGGACGGCGTGCACGCCTGACGGGCCCGGGTCTCCGCACGGCCGCGGAGACCCGTCAGCGGGCCGCGCAGCGGCGTCAGGCGGCGTAGTTGTGGAACCCGCGGCCGCTCTTCTTGCCCAGCAGCCCCGCGTCGACCATGCGCAGCAGCAGCGGCGGCGGCGAGTACAGCGGCTCCTTGAACTCCTCGTACATCGACTCGGCGATCGCCTTGGTGGTGTCCAGGCCGATCAGGTCGGCCAGGCGCAGCGGCCCCATCGGGTGCGCGCAGCCCAGGACCATGCCGTTGTCGATGTCCTCGGCGCTCGCGAAGCCCGACTCCAGCATCCGGATCGAGGACAGCAGGTAGGGGATGAGCAGGGCGTTGACCACGAAGCCCGCCCGGTCCTGGGACCGGATGACCTGCTTGCCCAGCGCGCCGGTGACGAACTCCTCGGCCCGGACCCGGGTCTGCTCGCCGGTCAGCAGCGAGGGCACCAGCTCCACCAGCTTGAGCACCGGCACGGGGTTGAAGAAGTGCACCCCGATCACCTGCTCCGGCCGCCCGGTCGCCATGCCCAGCTTCATGATCGGGATGGAGGACGTGTTCGAGGCGAAGATCGCCTCCGGGTCCTCCACGACCTTGTCCAGGGCGGTGAAGACGTCCGTCTTGACCTGCTCGTTCTCCGCGACCGCCTCGACGACCAGGTTCCGGTCGGCGAAGTCGGCGAGGTCGGTGGTGAACCGGATCCGCTCCAGTGCGGCGTCCCGGTCCTCGGCGCTGAGCTTGCCGCTGCGCACACCCTTGCCCAACGAGGAGGCGATCCGCCCCCGCGCGGCCTCGGCGGCGTCCGGGTCCACCTCGGCGACCAGCACGTCCAGGCCCGCTCGTGCGCAGACCTCGGCGATGCCGGAGCCCATCAGCCCGGACCCCACCACTCCAACACGTTGAATGTCACTCACGCCCCGATCCTGCCAGGGCCGCCACCCGCCGGCGCAACCTCGACCAGTGGATTCCCCGCCGGGTGCGCGCCGGGTCACACCCCGGCGGACCGTTCGCGGCCCTCCGGGCACCGGGCGGCAGGACGAACGCACCGGCCAGGACGTGACCGGGTCGTGCCGTCGCCGCAACCCGTCGAGCTGCGTGAACGCGAAGTCCTCAGTCCAGTTCGCGCTCCGCTTGGGCGATCGCGGCGAACTCCTCCTCGGGCGCGGACGCGACCAGGTGGTGCCTGCTGTAGAACCAGAAGTAGGCCAGCGCCACGACGACGATCCCGGCGGTGATCCCGGCCGCCAGCTCGTCCACGAAGAACGTCGCCACGACCGCCGCCAGCGCGAGCACCAGCGCGATGCCGGTGGTCACCGCGCCGCCGGGCGTCCGGTACGGGCGCTCCAGCTCCGGTTCGCGGATCCGCAGCACGATGTGCGACACCATCATCAGCACGTAGGACAGGGCCGCGCCGAACACCGCGATGTTGATCAGCAACGCCCCGTCGCGGGTGATCGACGCCAGCGTGAACCCGATCGCGCCCGGCACGATCAGCGCCAGGTACGGCGTCTTGCGCTTGCCGGTGCGGGACAGCCAGCGCGGCAGGTACCCCGCGCGGGACAGCGCGAACAGCTGCCGGGAGTAGGCGAAGATGATCGAGAAGAAGCTGGCCACCAGCCCGGCCAGGCCGACGTAGTTGACGATCTGCGCGAGCAGGGTGTCGCCGCCGTAGGCCGCGCGCACCGCGTCCGGCAACGGGTTGTTGGAGCCCTTGAGCACTTCGGAGCCCGCGCCGCCGGGCGCGAGCACCAGGATCGAGCCGGCGAACAGCAGCAGCGCCACCATCGCGCCGATGATCCCGCGCGGCATGTCCCGCTTCGGGTCGCGGGCCTCCTCGGCGGCCAGCGGGACGCCCTCCACCGCCAGGAAGAACCAGATCCCGTACACCAGCGCGCCCAGCGCCCCGGTGATCCCGAACGGCAGGAACCCGTCGTTCCCGGCGAGGTCGAACAGCTTGTCGGCGTCGAACTTCGGGATCATGCCGATCACGAACGCCAGCAGCGCCACCACCGCGACGCCGGTGATCACGAACATCAGCCGCAGCGCCTCGCCCACGCCGTACAGGTGCACGCCGACGAAGACCAGGAAGCACACCAGGTAGACCGGCCACGAGTTGGTGAGCCCGAACAGCCCGAGCGTCTCCACGTACCCGCCGATGAACACCGAGATGGCGGCGGGCGCGATGGCGTACTCGATGAGGATCGCGATCCCGGTGGCGAACCCGCCCAGCGGCCCGAGCGCGCGCCGCGCGAAGCCGTACCCCGCGCCCGCGACAGGCAGGGCGGCGGCCAGTTCCGCGAGGCCGAACACCATGCAGGTGTACATGGTGGCCATCAGCACGGTCGCGACCAGCAGCCCGCCCCAGCCGCCCTGGGCGATGCCGAAGTTCCACCCGGCGAAGTCGCCGGAGATCACGTAGGAGACCCCCAGCCCGGCCAGCAGCACCCAGCCCGCCGCGCCCCGTTTCAGCTGCCGGTGCTCCAGGTAGTCGTGGCCGACCTTCTCGTACTCGACGTGCTTGGCCATCCGTGGCTCCAATGGGTCAGCGACGCTCCTTTGGAAGGTGGTTGAGAGTGGCCCGCGTCACCTGATGGTGTCAACTGGGGGTGCGCAGGTCACCCCGCGCGGCGGATACCCGAGCCGGCGCAGCGCCGGGTGTGCGGCGACCGGCCCGGCCGAACAGAGGGCGCCGTCGTGGGGCGGCGGGGGCAGCGTCCCTGCGCGAAGGTGGGCCAAGTGCTCAAGGCCGAACGCGCCCAACCCGATCGCGGCCCAGCCGAGAAACCGCTGACCACGAATACGTCGCCGGCTCGGATGCCTTCTGCGCGTGACGCGTCGGATCGAAACTTCGTGCGGCGATCAAGGCGTCCGGGAGGGTGGTGCTGGTCACCTGATGGTGCCAGGATGGGGCCGTTCAATGGCTCGCTGTCATACCTTTGGAGGCACTGCGGATGCTGACCGTCGAGGAGTTGCGCGAGCTGGTGGACAGCGGCGAGATCGACACCGTGCTGATCGCGATCGTGGACATGCAAGGCCGGTTGCAGGGCAAGCGCTGCGCCGCCCGGTACTTCCTGGACGAGGTGCTGCCGCACGCCGCCGAGGGCTGCAACTACCTGCTCGCGGTCGACACCGAGATGAACCCGGTCGGCGGGTACGCCATGTCCTCGTGGGACACCGGCTACGGCGACTTCGTGATGAAGCCCGACCTGGCCACCCTGCGCCGGGTGCCGTGGCACGAGGGCACCGCGCTGGTCATGTGCGACATCGAGTGGGAGGGCGGCGAGCCGGTGCCCGCCTCGCCCCGGCAGATCCTGCGCCGCCAGCTCGACCGGCTCGCCGAGCGCGGCCTGCGCGCGTACGTCGGCACCGAGCTGGAGTTCATCGTCTTCGACAACACCTTCGAGGACGCCTGGAACCGGGGCTACCGCGACCTCACCCCCGCCAACCAGTACAACGTCGACTACTCGCTGCTGGGCACCGCCCGGATCGAGCCGCTGCTGCGCGCCATCCGCAACCACATGACCGGCGCGGGGCTGGAGGTCGAGTCGGCCAAGGGCGAGTGCAACCCCGGCCAGCACGAGATCGCGTTCCGCTTCACCGAAGCGCTGGCCACCTGCGACAACCACAGCATCTACAAGACCGGGGCCAAGGAGATTGCCGCCCAGCAGGGCCGGTCGCTGACCTTCATGGCCAAGTACAACGAGCGCGAGGGCAACTCGTGCCACATCCACCTGAGCCTGCGCTCGGCCGACGGCGAGCCGGTGTTCGCCCAGGGGCGCGGGATGTCGGCGCTGATGGAGTCCTTCCTCGCCGGCCAGCTCGTCGCGCTGCGCGAGCTCACCTACTTCCTCGCGCCGAACGTCAACTCCTACAAGCGGTTCGTCGAGGGCAGCTTCGCGCCGACCGCCGTGGCGTGGGGCCGGGACAACCGGACGTGCGCCCTGCGCGTGGTCGGGCACGGCCCGTCGCTGCGGTTCGAGAACCGGGTGCCCGGCGGCGACGTGAACCCCTACCTCGCGGTCGCCGCGCTGATCGCGGCCGGGCTGCACGGCGTGGACGACGGCCTGACCCTGGAAGAGGAGTTCGTCGGCAACGCCTACGCCTCCGGCCGCGAGACCGTGCCGACCACCCTGCGCGACGCCGCGGACCTGTTGCGGGGCAGCGTGATCGCGCGCGAGGCGTTCGGCCAGGACGTGGTGGACCACTACCTCAACGCGGCCCGGGTGGAACTGGCCGCGTACGACTCGACGGTGACCGACTGGGAGCGAATCCGTGGTTTCGAACGGCTCTAGGCCGCTGATCGGCGTCAGCACCTACCTCGAACGCGCCCGGTTCGGCGTGTGGGACGTGGAAGCGGCGGTGCTGCACCGCGACTACCTCGACTCGGTGGTGCGCGCCGGCGGCAACCCGGTGCTGCTGCCGCCGGTCGGGGCGTGGGACACGGACTCGATCGGCTTCCTGGACGGGCTGGTGCTCTCCGGCGGTGCGGACGTCGACCCCGCGCGCTACGGCCGTGCGCGCGACCCCCGCACCGGCCCGCCCCGCACCGACCGCGACACCGCCGAGCTGACGCTGGTCCGCGCCGCGCTCGAACTGGACCTGCCGCTGCTCGGCGTGTGCCGGGGGATGCAGGTGCTCAACGTCGCCCTGGGCGGCACGCTGCACCAGCACGTCGAGGGCCACAACCCCGCGCCGGCGGTGTTCGAGCACACCGGCATCGCGGTCGCGCCCGGCACCCGGCTGGCCCGGATCGTCGGCCCGGCCACCACCGTGCACTGCCACCACCACCAGTCCCTGGACGTGGTCGGCGACGGCCTCGCGGTCGTCGCGAGCGCGCCGGACGGCACCGTGGAGGCCGTGGAACTACCGGGCGCGCGGTTCGTGCTCGGCGTGCAGTCACACCCGGAAGCCGACAGCGAGGACGACCGCCTGTTCGCCGCGCTGGTCGACGCCACGAGGAAGGGGTACGCGCGGTGACCACGTTCGACGTCATCGACCCGGCCACCGAGGAGCTGATCCGCCCGGTCACCCTCGCATCGGTAGAGGAGACCGACGCCGCGATCGCCCGCGCCCACGCGGCGTTCCCGGCGTGGCGGGCCGTCGCGCCCGCCGACCGGGCCCGGCTGCTGCGCCGGTTCGCCGACGCGGTGGACGGCGCACGCGAGGAGCTGGCCCTGCTGGAGGTGCGCAACGCCGGGCACACCATCGGCAACGCGCGGTGGGAGGCGGGCAACGTCCGCGACGTCCTGCACTACTACTCGGCCGCGCCGGAACGCCTGTTCGGCCGGCAGCTCCCGGTGGCCGGCGGGCTGGACGTGACGTTCCAGGAGCCGCTGGGCGTGGTGGGCGTGATCGTGCCGTGGAACTTCCCGATGCCGATCGCGGCCTGGGGCTTCGCGCCCGCGCTGGCCGCCGGCAACGCCGTGGTGCTCAAGCCCGCCGAGCTGACCCCGCTGACCGCGCTGCGGTTGGCGGAACTGGCCCGCGAGGCGGGCATCCCGCCGGCGGTCTTCCAGGTGCTGCCCGGCGCGGGACCCGTCGTGGGGCAGCGCTTCGTGACGCACCCGGCGGTGCGCAAGGTGGTCTTCACCGGGTCGTCGAAGGTCGGCAAGCAGGTCATGGCGGGCTGCGCGGACCAGGTCAAGCGGGTGACGCTGGAGCTGGGCGGCAAGTCGGCCAACATCGTGTTCGCCGACGCCGACCTCGACCAGGCCGCGGCCACCGCGCCGTACGGGGTGTTCGACAACGCCGGCCAGGACTGCTGCGCGCGGTCCCGGATCCTGGTCCAGGCCTCGGTCTACGACCGGTTCATGGAACTGCTGGAACCGGCGGTGCGGGGCGTCGTGGTCGGCGCGCCGGGCGACGAGGCCACCGAGATGGGGCCGCTGATCTCCGCCGCGCACCGGGCCAAGGTCGCCTCCTACGTGCCCGACGGCGCGCCCGTCGCGTTCCGGGGCTCCGCGCCGTCCGGGCCCGGGTTCTGGTTCCCGCCGACGGTTCTCGCGCCGGTGTCGCCCGGCGACCCGGCGGCCGTGGACGAGATCTTCGGTCCCGTCGTGGCGGTCCTGCCCTTCGCCGACGAGGACGAGGCGGTGCGGCTGGCCAACGACAGCGACTACGGGCTGTCCGGCTCGATCTGGACCCGGGACGTGGGCCGGGCGCTGCGCGTCTCGCGGGCCGTCGACGCCGGGAACCTGTCGGTCAACTCGCACTCGTCGGTGCGGTACTCGACGCCGTTCGGCGGGTTCAAGCAGTCCGGGCTGGGGCGCGAGCTCGGCCCGGACGCGCTCGCCTCGTTCACCGAGACCAAGAACGTCTTCATCGCCCACTGATCCGCACGCGATCCATCGATTGGGAGAGACATGGCACAGCGACTGGAAGGCCGGGTGGCCGTCGTGACCGGCGGCGGCAGCGGCATCGGCCTGGCCTCGGTGCGCCGGCTGGCGAGCGAGGGCGCGCGGGTCGTCGTCGCGGACGTCGACGCCGGCGCGGGCAAGGCCGCCGCCGACGAGGTGGACGGCCTGTTCGTGCAGGTGGACGTGACAGATGAGGAGCAGGTCTCGGCGCTCTACCGGACCACGGCGGACACCTTCGGCTCGGTGGACATCGCGTTCAACAACGCGGGCATCTCGCCGCCCGAGGACGACTCGATCCTGACCACCGGCATCGAGGCGTGGGACCGGGTGCAGAAGGTCAACCTGACCTCGGTGTACCTGTGCTGCAAGTACTCCATCCCGCACATGCTGGAGCAGGGCCGGGGATCGGTCATCAACACGGCGTCGTTCGTGGCCACCATGGGCGCGGCCACCTCGCAGATCTCCTACACCGCGTCGAAGGGCGGCGTGCTCGCCATGAGCCGGGAGCTGGGCGTGCAGTTCGCCCGACAGGGCGTGCGGGTCAACGCCCTCTCGCCCGGACCGGTCAACACGCCGCTGCTGCGCGAGCTGTTCGCCAAGGACCCGGAGCGCGCCGCGCGGCGGCTGGTGCACGTGCCGCTCGGGCGGTTCGCCGAGCCGTCCGAGATCGCCGCCGCCGTGGCGTTCCTGGCCAGCGACGACTCCTCGTTCATCACCGCGTCGAACTTCCTGGTCGACGGCGGGATCGCGGGCGCCTACGTGACACCGCTCTAGGCCGATGATGCCCTTGCAGGACGCGTTGTTCCGCCCCGTGCGGGCGGGCAACGCGTTCGAGGAGACCGTGGAACGGCTCATGCAGGCCATCCGGCTCGGCGTCGTGCCGCCGGGGGAGCGGCTGCCCGCCGAGCGGGAGCTGGCGACCCGGCTCGGGGTGAGCCGGGTGACGCTGCGCGAGGCGATCCGGTCGTTGCAGGACGCCGGGTACGTCGAGTCGCGGCGCGGTCGCTACGGCGGCACGTTCGTCAACGACCCGCTGCCCGCCACCCGGCCGGGACGGCTCGTGGAGGCCCCCGAGCTGCTCGACGCGCTGACGTTGCGCGCGGTGCTGGAGGCCGGTGCCGCGGAGTCTGCGGCCGGGCGCGCGCTGGGCCCCGCCGAGCGGCGCGACCTGCGGGCGCGGCTGGCCGAGTGCTCCGGCGCGTCGCTGGACGAGTACCGGCGCAAGGACTCCCGGCTGCACCTGGCGATCGCCGAGGCGACCGGCTCGGCGTCGCTCACCGCGGCCCTCGCCGACGTCCGGATGCGGGTCAACGAGCTGCTGGACCGGATCCCGCTGCTGCCGCCGAACCTGGCGCACTCCAACGACCAGCACGACCTGGTCGTGGACCGGATCCTGGGCGGCGACCCGGACGGGGCCCGGCGGGCGATGGCCGAGCACCTGGCCGGCACCGCGTCCCTGCTGCGCGGATTCCTGTCCTGACCCGGGCCGGCCGCCCGAAAAGCGGTGCCGCACTCGGCGACACCGCTCTTCGAATCACTTCGGACGGCTCACGGAGTGGGCTGCGCGGCCTTTCCGTAGCCGAACTGCGAAATCAGGTTGCCGTTCGTGTCCCGCAATTTCGCGGTGTCGCCCTGGTCGTTCCAGATCGGCCGGCCGCTGCCGTAGGAGAACCCGCCCGACTCCGGGTGGACCTCGTTCGTGTAGATCCGGATCCGCTGTCCCGGCTGGAGCACGGTGCCGGCCGGGAACCGGAAGTCCTGGCCCGCGTCGTCCGCGCCGAGAACCCAGTCGGAAATGTCGGCCGGGGCCGTGCCGCGATTGATGACCTCGACGTACTCGTCGGCCTGGGTGCGCTTCACCTGGCCCTTGTTGAGGACCGTCGTGATGACCACGTCCGGGCGGCCGACGCGGTTGAACAGGGCGACCACGTCGGCGCTGTTCGCGCTGTTCTCGGCGCTGATGAACTTGCGGACGATCTGGCCGTTCTGCTTGAAACCGCTGATCACGACGGCGTACTGCTCGCCGTTGACGGTCACCGACTCCGGCGAGACGAAGGTGGGCAGGTCGACCTCGTCCTCCGGGTTCGGACCCACGTTCGGGGTCTCGTTGTGCCGGAACTTGAAGCTGAAGTCGCTCTCCGTACCGTCCTCGAACGCGACCTTCACGGTCAGGTCGACCTCGAACTGCGGCACCGGCATGGCCTGGATCGGGAAGTTCTCGTGGGTGAACGTGCC is a window of Saccharothrix espanaensis DSM 44229 DNA encoding:
- a CDS encoding lamin tail domain-containing protein; its protein translation is MSTATTSGNWPTISTNPPDLEGLGTPHVKWGVPAGSGKSGYVFSGGTVDVKLDGTEFTLGTFTHENFPIQAMPVPQFEVDLTVKVAFEDGTESDFSFKFRHNETPNVGPNPEDEVDLPTFVSPESVTVNGEQYAVVISGFKQNGQIVRKFISAENSANSADVVALFNRVGRPDVVITTVLNKGQVKRTQADEYVEVINRGTAPADISDWVLGADDAGQDFRFPAGTVLQPGQRIRIYTNEVHPESGGFSYGSGRPIWNDQGDTAKLRDTNGNLISQFGYGKAAQPTP